The stretch of DNA GCTTGTCCTGGCCCCAAAACCGCTGGTCGCCGTCGACGATGTAGAAGGGGGCGCCGAAGACGCCCTTGTCCACTGCTTCCTCTAGGTTGGCGGCATAGGTTTCGGCGCCGGACAAAAGGCCGCTGTCCGCAAGCGACGAGTCGAACCCGGCCTCGGACAAGCAGGATTTGATTACCTCGTCCTGCGCGATGTCCTTGTCTTCGGCCCAGACCGCGCGGAGCAGGGCGTGCACCAGCGTGCCGAGGTCACCGCCGCCCGCATTCTGTGCCGCGATGATAGCGTAGGAGGAGGGTGCGGCGTTGGTGGGCCAATGCGCGGGTTTGAGGTTGAAGGGCAGATCGTGCTTTTTGGCCTGCCGCACAAGCTCCTGCGCGCGATACTCGATGCGGTTGATGTGCCGGTCCTTGGGCGGTGTACCCCCCGTCCGCCCAAAGAGCGCGATCACGTCCAGCGGTTTGTAGGTGATCGTGGCCCCGTGGGT from Tateyamaria omphalii encodes:
- a CDS encoding 2-hydroxychromene-2-carboxylate isomerase, with the protein product MPHIDYYFATLSPYTYLAGKRFEALAGTHGATITYKPLDVIALFGRTGGTPPKDRHINRIEYRAQELVRQAKKHDLPFNLKPAHWPTNAAPSSYAIIAAQNAGGGDLGTLVHALLRAVWAEDKDIAQDEVIKSCLSEAGFDSSLADSGLLSGAETYAANLEEAVDKGVFGAPFYIVDGDQRFWGQDKLDDLDLHLSGKL